AAACAGAGGACGGCTCATCCGAGAGAGAATGCTCCGCGCTCTTTTCGTCCTGTTGCGGAACAAACACGGGAACGGATGAGACCACACCACTGCGCAGCCGCTCCTGCAGCTCTGCGCGCCTGCGATATTCCTGTTCGGTGCAGTAGCAAAAGTCGCCGTCCAGCCGCGCCGCGATGATCTGCGGTTCACCCACCTCGGAATCGATCATCGTCTGCTCCACCGTGCCCATGCAAATCGGGCAGGCGCGCAGAATGGTTTGGGATTGCTCCCCGTTTTCCTGCCAGTGCGTCCGCATCAGCTCCTCCGGGCGCTCCGGCAAAACAGAAAGCGACTCCTGCACCGCGCCGCCGGGCGCGTAATACTCCGCCTTTTGCAGGTGATGTTCCTTATTGTATTCCGTGCGGCTGCGCACGGCTCCATTTTCATCTAATATGGATAGGGCATAGCCGCCCGGGATCGAGCGAACCTGCTCTGTCAGGCGGCGGTCACACGAGCGCTCCCAGACAAAGCCGCCTGGGGAAAGTGCATAGCGCACCTGCACCTGCATTCCATCCTCCCGGCCTGAAATACGCCCCTTCCCTTTCTTCCCGCTCCCCAAAAAATCACGGCGCGCCTCAAACAGCGTCCCGTGCAGCGAGGCCAGAGCGCTGTATCCTTTATAATAAATCGTTAATATTTCCTGCTCCGAAACCCGCATGGCCCAAAGCCCTCCCAATGCCTGATCTCTCTGTATGAGAGCCAATAAAATCAGCCTCGTGCCGCCGAAAAATCGTTTCTTCCCCGCCTGCGGCAGGGGAACAAAGCATTCGTGGTACGGTATGTATCAGTGTATCTGATTCGAAAGTCTTTGGCAAGGGAATCATGCCGGATTTTTGCGGATTTTCCTCAAAATGAAAGCTGCCGTAAAACAATGCGGAAATCCGCAACCGTTTTACGGCAGCCGTGCCTGGGCCGTGTTTATTTGAACATATACTCCATGTTGTCCAGCACACCGTTTACCTTACGCATCGCCTTGCCGGCGGTACGCTTCAACTGACGGTTGCTTTTCATGGCCTTGCTGCTAACACCGGCTACCGCCAGGCCAGCCACCAGCCCCGCACTCATGCCTTTTACAAAACCCTTTGTTTCATTATACATATCGATTACCCTCCATATGGTGTAGATCATTTTCAGACCCGACATTATTTATTCCCTCCAGATTCCATAGATAATCAGAAAGATTATGGCAAAACCAATTTTTACACTTATCTTTTCCGAAATATTTGCAATTTATTGATAGACTTTTTTTGCCGCTTGGATTATGATTGGTATGATAAACGGCAATCATTCCCAAACAAAAGCAGAAAGGAACACCCGAATCATGGCAACCCTAAATATTGTTATGGTAGAACCGGAAATTCCTCAGAACACAGGCAACGTGGCACGCACCTGCGCCGCAACCGGAGCTACCCTGCACTTGGTAGGGCCGATGGGCTTTACCATTGACGACAAAAAGCTCAAACGCGCCGGGCTGGATTACTGGCATTTGCTCGATATTCACTACTACGCTACTTTGTCCGATTTCTTCAAACAAAATACCGGGCATTTTTTTTATTTTTCAACGAAGGCGCCGCACACCCATACGCAGGTTTCTTACCCAGA
Above is a window of Faecalispora anaeroviscerum DNA encoding:
- the trmL gene encoding tRNA (uridine(34)/cytosine(34)/5-carboxymethylaminomethyluridine(34)-2'-O)-methyltransferase TrmL; the encoded protein is MATLNIVMVEPEIPQNTGNVARTCAATGATLHLVGPMGFTIDDKKLKRAGLDYWHLLDIHYYATLSDFFKQNTGHFFYFSTKAPHTHTQVSYPDNSYLVFGKETAGLPEELLQKNPDSVVRIPMLEEARSLNLSNAVAIGVYEALRQWDYPRLTRIGHPRSFEW